The genome window TCTTCAAGTCCTGCAATCATCCTGAGTAAAGTCGTCTTTCCACATCCAGAAGGCCCTACAATAACAATGAATTCCCTATCTTCTATATCCAAATTTAAACTTTTTATTGAATGAACTCCATTTTTATAAATTTTATTAACGTTGTTTAGTTGTAATCTTTTCAATGTCACACTCTCCTAAATTTTGTTGAGACCTTTTACGATGTATTTTTGTAAAATTAAAAACAAACTCCCAACTGGAATTAAAGATAAAATAATAACAGCAGACAACGTCCCGTACTGCCATGATGCCGCTTCATCTCTCAAAAAAGTTATTCCTACAGGAAGAGTTTGTGCAACGTAAGTGTTCGCAAGCGTTTTAGCAAACATAAATTCACCCCACACGTTAATAAAGGTAAGTATAGTAACTACAAACAAACCTGGTTTCACAAGTGGAAGCAGTATTTTGAGCCACACTTGAAACAAACTGCAACCATCAATAACTGCCGCTTCTATCAATTCATTGGGAATTTTTTTAAAGCTTGCTCTCATAATTAATGAAGCAAAAGGTAAATTCACAGCTACATAGGGTAAAATCAATCCCCATCGCGTATTTATCAACCCAAACTTATCTTCCATCATATATATAGGAACTAAATATGTAGCTAAAGGAACAGTAATAACAATAGACATAAAGAAAAGAAAATATTTTTTCCCTTTAAACTCCAGTGAAGCAAAAGCATATCCTGCTAACGCGCTTAACAGAAGCACCAACGCAATAGTAACAATGGATATAGCTACTGTATTAGAAAAATAGCAAAAAAATTTATTAGATCCTTGTGTGAGATTTTCATAATGCGAAAAATCAAAGTTTATAGGGAAGAAATTAAAAGTTTTACTATAAATTTCAGAATCAGGTTTGAACGACGTAGTTAACGTCCATAAGAAAGGAAGAAGAAAAAGAAAAGAGCACCCAACAAGAATAAGATAATAAAGAAATAGATGGATTATTTTTTTATTCAATATAATCACCGCTTCTTCAAAAATTTATACTTTCTTCTGGGCTAGCCATACATTAATTAAAGACAAAGTAATAACCATAAGCCCCATAAAATAACCAATAGCTGAGGCATAGCCCATATCGTAATATTTAAAAGCACTTTGCCAGAAATATTGATACAACACTAATGTTGAAGTTCCAGGTCCACCCTGTGTCATAACAAATGAGGGTTCGAATATTTTTAAAGACGTTAAAATCCCCCAGATTCCAGCAACAACAAATGTTTCTTTAAGATTTGGAATAATCACGTAAAAAATTTCTTGCAGAGGATTTAAGCCATCCATTCTCGCCATTTCATGTAACTCTTTGGGAATTGTCTGTAAGCCTGCCAAAAACAATATCATTTCAATTCCTACATATTTCCATAAACTTATCAAGATAATACTGTACATAGCCCATTTTTCATGAGTAAGCCAATTACATGCTAGCTGAGGCATATTCAAGATATTAACCAAAAAATGATTAACTAAGCCATAGTTTTCGTTTAAAATCCATTGAAAAATAATTCCTGTTAGTGCTAATGGCACTATAACTGGTAAAAATATTGATGTTCTAAAGATTGCTACTCCTTTTAAGCGTTTATTAATTAATAAGGCTAGAGTAAAAGAAATCACTATTAATAAAGGGAAAAAACAAAAAGAAAAAAACAATGTATTGCTTAGAGCATCTATGAAATATTTATCAGAAAATAATTTTATATAATTGGAAAAACCAATAAAGCGAGGTTCGTTATCAAAAACAAAATTGTATTCTGTCAAACTGAGATAAAAAGACCGTGCTAAGGGATAAACCATAAACACAAAAATAAAAAACAAGGCAGGCAGGACAAACAAAAAACTATTTTTTTTTCGAAAATCGTAATGATAGTCGTCTTTTTTCAAAATATAAACACCTCAAAAGATATGATAAAATAACCACAAAGCAAGACTATACTTGCTTTGTGGTTGTTGGTTATTCCTCTTTTCAATGTTAAAAAGACTATAGACCAGATGAAGTGTTTATAGAACGAACATACCCATCTAAATTTTTCAAAACCTTTTCTATCGGTGTTTTACCCATAATAGCTGACTGAAGCTGAATATTCATTTCATTATCTAATCGCGGCCAATCTTTATAAAGGGGGCAACTCCCAGCTTTCACAGCAGACTTCAAAATCTCGCTCCATATGGGGGCATCTGCACCTTCATAATTCCTTTTTAAAACAGGCATTTTCCCGTATTTGTTCAAAGTCCAAAGCTGGAACTCTCTATCCATAAGCCTTTCTTTAATAAATAATTTTGCAAGCTCAGGATTTTCAGAAACCTTAGGAATCATTATCCCCGATACAAATGCTATCGTTCCGTTTCTATCGGCACCAGGTAAAGGCATTCCGGTAACCTTATCCGCCCCTAAAATCTCTGATGCTTCTTTCCATCTGGAAACGGAAGAAATATGCATTGCTACATTTCCTGCTTGGAAATTACTTCTACCAGCATCCATATCAGCAAAAGTATCAACAGGGGTGTAGCCATCTTTTACAAGGTTATTCCAAACCTTCAACATATGACTTGCTTCATCGCTTCTAAAATCAATTATATTCGATTTTTCATTTGCATAAATGCTTCCCCTAACTCCTTGTAAAGAAGAAAGATAGGAATATGCCATAAAGTTTTTACCCCAATCTATTGCCAAACCGCTAGTCACAACTTTATTGTCTTCTTTTTCCGTCAATTTTTTAGCATACTCATAAAATTCATCCCAATTTTTAGCTGGAATAACATTCCCTTCTTTATCTGTTAATCCAGCTTTTTTCATGAGATCTTTTCTTACTGTCACATACATAATTTGTCCTTGAATAGGAATAAGATATTGCGTTCCTTCAATTTTCCCTAAATCAAGAAAGGCTGGGATAAAATCTTCTCTTGCCACTTTTTGGTCAAAAAAGCCTTCATCAAAATTCATTAATAAATCTTTCGCTACATAAGGAACTGCATTTTCGCGACTTCCGCCGATAACCATATCTACGCTTGTTTTCTTCTGAGACCATTGCAGTAAATATGATGTATTATCAGCTGTTTCTACTTGCACATATTCAACTTCTACCTCTGGATGGTCTTTCATAAAAATTTGAGCAGCATTCTGAAGATCAAACTTTTTCAACATCCACGCCTCTACACCAACTCTGAGAGTTTGCTTTTGTGCAGCAGCGGCAACTCCTGATATTATGCTAATTATCATCAATGCTATGAATAGAATAGATACGCGTGCAAAATTTTTTCGCATTTAGATCTCCTTTCAGAATAATTATTATCAAGCATAGGAATACTCAACTTCGGTATATTATATTGCTCTACGTTATCTGTCAATTCTCATTTACGATTCTTACTTAATATTTTCATTGACACTTTGTTTATGATTAATATAATTAAATGGAATTTGTATACGG of Aminobacterium sp. MB27-C1 contains these proteins:
- a CDS encoding carbohydrate ABC transporter permease; this translates as MKKDDYHYDFRKKNSFLFVLPALFFIFVFMVYPLARSFYLSLTEYNFVFDNEPRFIGFSNYIKLFSDKYFIDALSNTLFFSFCFFPLLIVISFTLALLINKRLKGVAIFRTSIFLPVIVPLALTGIIFQWILNENYGLVNHFLVNILNMPQLACNWLTHEKWAMYSIILISLWKYVGIEMILFLAGLQTIPKELHEMARMDGLNPLQEIFYVIIPNLKETFVVAGIWGILTSLKIFEPSFVMTQGGPGTSTLVLYQYFWQSAFKYYDMGYASAIGYFMGLMVITLSLINVWLAQKKV
- a CDS encoding ABC transporter substrate-binding protein, whose product is MRKNFARVSILFIALMIISIISGVAAAAQKQTLRVGVEAWMLKKFDLQNAAQIFMKDHPEVEVEYVQVETADNTSYLLQWSQKKTSVDMVIGGSRENAVPYVAKDLLMNFDEGFFDQKVAREDFIPAFLDLGKIEGTQYLIPIQGQIMYVTVRKDLMKKAGLTDKEGNVIPAKNWDEFYEYAKKLTEKEDNKVVTSGLAIDWGKNFMAYSYLSSLQGVRGSIYANEKSNIIDFRSDEASHMLKVWNNLVKDGYTPVDTFADMDAGRSNFQAGNVAMHISSVSRWKEASEILGADKVTGMPLPGADRNGTIAFVSGIMIPKVSENPELAKLFIKERLMDREFQLWTLNKYGKMPVLKRNYEGADAPIWSEILKSAVKAGSCPLYKDWPRLDNEMNIQLQSAIMGKTPIEKVLKNLDGYVRSINTSSGL
- a CDS encoding carbohydrate ABC transporter permease translates to MNKKIIHLFLYYLILVGCSFLFLLPFLWTLTTSFKPDSEIYSKTFNFFPINFDFSHYENLTQGSNKFFCYFSNTVAISIVTIALVLLLSALAGYAFASLEFKGKKYFLFFMSIVITVPLATYLVPIYMMEDKFGLINTRWGLILPYVAVNLPFASLIMRASFKKIPNELIEAAVIDGCSLFQVWLKILLPLVKPGLFVVTILTFINVWGEFMFAKTLANTYVAQTLPVGITFLRDEAASWQYGTLSAVIILSLIPVGSLFLILQKYIVKGLNKI